TGGAAATCGTAGACACACTTCACGTCGGTAAGGTTACAGATTCTTACGCTGGTGTTTGTGTCTGGATCTTGGAAGCATAGGGAGAAGAAATTGCAATCATATTCGCTTGACGAATGATTGTAAGAAAAATGCAAacatcgtatacatataccgtTTTCTGAAAGGTCAACAGAGGCAAAACGTAGGTATTCCTGATAATAGGGAATGCATTCGCATTTCTCAAATATCGTTTGCATACGGCATACGGCAAGGCAATTGTTGTAGGAGTAATTTCCCATCAATGCTGTCAGGTCTTGCCCCTCGTCCGAGAATATGCAACTTCGTTTCGACACGGGAAGACTGCGCACATCATCCGTTGAGTATGTAACTTCCGGTGTAACGCTGAGGAACACTTCTTTGTCGATGCGGATCAGTTTGTTCTTAGCGTTACGGTCCGGATAGTCGTATGGATCGTGAAGAATCACCTGCGTATAATAACAATCATATAATGTAAGTTACACACCGTTGCACAAAGCCGAATGCACGATATTCACAGACGCGGAGGTAAATTTACCTTAAGACCGTAACCTCCGAGAAGTGCCGCGTGGTAATCTAAGGGTGCCATGTTTAACAGCACCGTCAATCCGGTCTGATAGCCACAAGCCGTCACCCTCTTAGGTATGCGCCTGCGGTATCGAATagttttaacaatttttttcaggtttCAATCACAAGTCAAGTGATTTATTTTGTGaatttggtaaaatatatAAGAAATCACACAGTAAATCACCAAAGAATGAATCGTTGGATATACTAGATCAAAAATACTAGTGACTAGTTTCTCATTGGAAATATTATTGTACCTGAATTAGTACTAACACAGTTGGACCCTTGGTTCTCAATCAAAGCTGAAAATACTGATTGCTTCTGGGCGCAAGAGGTCGTGATAATTTTGCGATGATATCAATAATTCTCAGGGTATTTTCGGTAGGTATACATCACCCTCGGGCGTACTTAACTTTGATCTTATTATGCTTACCGGGATTTTTCACGATCTGGGACTCCGATATAGTTGAAACTGCAGCAGATACCATCACGGCTCAGGGATGACTCAAATATCGAGTCACAGGAGATGATGTTTCCCTTCCATTTGCATCTCACTGTTATCTCGGAGCAGTTTCTCGTTACCTGCATGGTCGACATACTTTATTTTTACCACATTGAGTAACAAGAAAGTATCGCGAGTCCCTTCGGCAAGTATTGTTCATATGATACGTGAACGTTGTATACCAATTTCATGACGTCAGGAATCGTCAAGTCGTTATCGTCGAATATCTCCTGTAGCCGGGTCAGGTTGGTGTAAACTTTTTGGCTAGAAATATCTGGGTCAAGAAGCTTGTTCAGGAGTCGCATCTCGGCTAACAGAACCGTTTCAGATTCATTCGCCAACCGTGGTCCACTGCGATATAATAAATCAAATATAAAAgtatgtaattaaaaatattgcaattatAAATCAGTTCTCAGACGACTCGTAAAGTACGCTAAGAATCAGTTATACAACGTACAATGCGAGCGTACGCTCAATGtgcatttttaattaaaaaggATCAATAATAGAAGCGTTTCGCATCTAATTCGACTTACTTCACCCTCAACTCTATTATTTAGTATTTCACCTCGCAACAGTTCAATGTGACTGCATTTTAATGGGTGTTTGATTTATGTCTATGCATACCGAAGTAATGCCcgtaataaaaagtaaaagtgTATTTATAAGTACATATAGTGTATCGTTCGCTCGATTGAGATGTACATCGCAACGCAACCTACTGCAGAGAATTAACCAAGTCCTGAGCCCGGCGGAGCGATACACGGTTGAGATCGCAGATGGTGACGGCGGGAAATCTGTAGTTCCAAATACCGTGATGAGTGGACTCGATCACAGTGAGAGTTGGATGCGCCGCGTTGTACTCCCATGCAATTTGCATCAGAGCAATGGCACAGCAGAGAGAAACGACAACGCCTACGGCCCAAATCCCCCTGTGCAAGATTACACATATAATTACCATATTAGAAGCCCTggcgaaaaaaatcatttctataCGATTTTCTACGTATCGGGATATTTCGTACAATCTTTTACGACAAAtcgttttcgtaaaaaaacTTGTAGATTTCGGGTGaaactttgtattttttctgtaaaaaatctacaaaacgctacaattttttaagaaaattaacaattctttgTGAAAAAACAATGCGCATTTACAATTTAGTACGAAACAATacgaaattttgcaatttctgtaaaaatttcatttgttatagtaactagaaaaattgagtaaaacgggtatcgttaaaaaaaactgtttggatattgttgaaatcacgaaaaacgaggtacgcctaaccattttgcactatcgtcgatcattttttggtaattgcaatgcaaaatcagtttgttcggtttactgtacttttttagttaaataaagctttaacgtcaatttattgttgcagaagcattaaattttcgcaacagttgcaagaaaatatagtaacggataccagactttccggtaacagctagaaaactaattttcattttctacctgtaACTATATCTTTcgattgtggtgaaaaatgaaaatagttaaggactgagcggtaaccggaactaaaaatttctctcagtgtggaCCGGAGAGATGGAGAAAAGCGCACTTGACGAGGGAGAACTTGAGCAGCTGGTACTGCCATCCAATCGCATCCCACCTTACCTCTCGTAAACGGAGCGTTGACTCTGAGCGATGTACTTGTAGCCGTGGAGTCCGGTTGAGAGACAAAATTCCCGTGCTTGTTTCGTGAGAACGCGTCGCCACGCGGAGCTTCTTCGAGCCGGGGTTTTCTCGCGTTGTAATTCGACCATCGTAATGTCCGGCGATCTGGTAACTGTGCACGGTACACCTTTGAGGCGATACTAGCACCACCCAACGCCTCCATCCCCCGTTGTCACACGTTATTAAATATTCACTCGGCCTTCCGGTTTGCGTCGCGCACTGATTATAATCACGCCGCGTGCGCTTGACTCGCCGGCGATTAACGATTCCTGCAAAGCTTAAATACAGCTATATACTTTGTCAACAGGGGGTATTTTTCCATCGACCGGCCGTTTTTCATCATTCGTTAAATTGTAGCCTTCGATCAGTCGACAAATTATTATCAGGGACTGcgatatatttaaaaaagttttcttcttcttcataaTGTTATCAAAATAACACACGTGTAAACAAAATCAAGTCTGCTGTGTGCGTGTTTAGTACAATTCTGGTCGTGATTATATCGACGATATTGGAGCattattatcataaaaattcgaaacttaCACTATTGAATATAGTTTTACCCAGCATGCAGAACTTTCGGGAAAGTTTGCATAAATTCGAGAGCTCCAACAGTTTTGATTTAAGAGAAAATGTGACAGActttaaattgcaaaaaaagtTCGTAATACAACTCCATAAATACATCTTCAACAATTTCAGTAGtaccgaaattattttctcattccaAAACTCTCGAAAACCGCCGCTCGATAAATCTCACCGcaaattctataaattttccCAAGATTGCaccgaaattgaatttaagtTAGGTTTAAAAACCTGTAAACATAGATGCCTGCGAGTTTCTTTGCATACTACCAAAATCCGGCAAATCGTGCACGACGAATAGAATTTCCATTAAATTGACGGGCGTGAAAAGAGGTTCGTATCGAGGAGAAGAGGCTCATCCACCAGACAGTGTTGGG
The sequence above is drawn from the Neodiprion pinetum isolate iyNeoPine1 chromosome 2, iyNeoPine1.2, whole genome shotgun sequence genome and encodes:
- the LOC124213273 gene encoding sodium channel protein Nach; translated protein: MVKIVPPGKTAYVIFERVERVHIGLVAVLTLASFASLLKPAVAWFHRRCSIPEPRNPEITIRRSENVTRSPDITMVELQREKTPARRSSAWRRVLTKQAREFCLSTGLHGYKYIAQSQRSVYERGIWAVGVVVSLCCAIALMQIAWEYNAAHPTLTVIESTHHGIWNYRFPAVTICDLNRVSLRRAQDLVNSLHGPRLANESETVLLAEMRLLNKLLDPDISSQKVYTNLTRLQEIFDDNDLTIPDVMKLVTRNCSEITVRCKWKGNIISCDSIFESSLSRDGICCSFNYIGVPDREKSRRIPKRVTACGYQTGLTVLLNMAPLDYHAALLGGYGLKVILHDPYDYPDRNAKNKLIRIDKEVFLSVTPEVTYSTDDVRSLPVSKRSCIFSDEGQDLTALMGNYSYNNCLAVCRMQTIFEKCECIPYYQEYLRFASVDLSENDPDTNTSVRICNLTDVKCVYDFQDWYETSWPGTKVTNRHLPSIEVLDYESGPCKCIPDCSLFRYPLQSSAGILDRSNAYHDLEFYKGVDVKNHSLLHVFFSDLVSTQYRRDVYYDWHNLFASFGGLLGLFAGFSLMSAFELIYFFSIRLIADLWTDEMTNPDAQPLVWISKWVDY